AAAAAGGCTATAGGTGGGTTTGGGCGGATCGGACATCGGTAATTTCGCGACCCTGAATATGCCCTGAAAAACGACACTGCCGGATTTTGAATCAGTCACTTTCACCCCATACGTACCCAACACGTTTGTTGCGTTCTGTTTAAAGGAGGCATCGTCATTAGGACTCTTAAGGCTGGTGAACGCCTCTCGATAACTGTTCGACGCGTCAAGTTGTTCAGTAAACCACGGTCCTCCGTTAGGCTTTGTCCATTCAGCCACATACCGAAGTACAGTGCTCTTGTCGAAATAACTGTCAAAGCTGATACGAGGTATGAATCTGGAGACCTCGTTCAAATGTTCAGTTTTGACGCTGATCTCGATGGTTGTTCCGAGTAGCTTCGGTGTGCTCGTAGCTTCTTCATAGGTAAATTTGGGGTAACCGGCAGCCGATTTGGTTTGTGTTGACCCGGCAGGACCCGGACGATTCTGTGCAGGTTCCTTGGTCTCAACTTGTTTGGACTGGTCCTGTCTGGGCTGCTCGTTTATCTTGGGCACCTTCGGTATCCCGATCTTTATCTGAGCGGTCCCAAACGAGTGAAGCGTCACAAGCAAAATTGTTGTGATCAAAATTGTTGATTGTGTTTTCATTTTATTTCTCCGTTATCGTTTCGGCTGAATGAGTAATGGTCGGACAGGTCGCCCTTGACTCGTATCGTTAACTGGGTATATTCAACTCTGCCTCACCGGCTGCAACCCGATCGTATCTGCAGAATGTCGTACGAGAACCATTGCGTTCACTACGTTTATTGGCATAAACTTCTGCTACTCACTGCGATCGAGCCATATGTTCAATCCGTAGAAGCACATCGTTGGCTGGTTCGTATTTTTGAGGTTAAGGTAGGATCTCCGAAAAATACTTGAGAAAACTTCCGTTTTTTCTCCAAAAAACTTCCAGTACATGAAATGAGCAAGAAAAGGTCGAAGATCTATGAATTCGCAGATTTCCAACTAGTGCCGACCGAGGGGTTGCTCCTGAGAAACGGTGAACCTGTCCCGCTTGCGCCAAAAGCATTCAGCACATTGTTAATGCTTATTGAAAACAATGGCCACCTTGTCGAAAAAACGGAATTGATCGAACGTGTCTGGGCCGATGCGTTTGTGGAGGAAGCTGCGGTTTCGCGATGTATCTGGACAATACGAACAGCCTTGGGTGTCGATTCGAATGGCCAAAAGTACATCCAGACAGTCCCAAAACGAGGTTACAGATTCGTTGCGGAGGTAAACGAGTTCGACGGTGAAGAACCGGGCGCCAAGTCAATATCGAAAGAAACAGCCGCGATCCAATACTCAGCAGTACGTCTGCTATCTGATGCCCGCCCTGCCAATACCACTTCAGGCGCGAATGATGTTGTTTCGAAACCGCCCGGTGGTCTATCAGTAGCCTTCGACGATCAAACAGGCAAACTGGAAGATGCGCCTCCGAAACCCGTTAATACGGGACTCGTGTCGCGAAATAATCGCAGATTTGCGACATTTGTGATAGCGGCTCTTTTAGCGGTGGGCGGGATCGTCACTGCTGCCTTTTTGGGAATTTCGAGTGGTCAGTACGATACACCGATCGTTTCCCGCAGTCTTAGTGTCGAACGCTTGTCCAACGACGGCGGAGCGCTTCACGCGGTGATCTCTCCGGATGGAAAACAGATCTTCTATGCACGCGAACTGGGCGATCTTCAGAGCATCAGGCTTCGTGATGTTGAAACCGGAAACGATACAGAAGTGATCTCTAGTGCCCAGACCCATTATTTTGGGCTTACGATCGCCCCGGACGGAAGAACCCTTTACTTCGTCCGCAGGAGCGAAGGTAATCAAAGATCAGACCTGTTCCGTGTCCCAGTAACGGGCGGCATTCCACAAAAGATAGCCGAGAACGTACAGGGCTGGACCGGGATATCATCGGATGGCGATCGTATTTCGTATGTTAGGTGCCTTCGGCTTCAAGAAGACTACTGCTCGCTTTTCATTGCAGACACGACAAATGGCGGTAACGAGAGAAAGTTGATCACACGGGCTGCACCGGTTCGAATCGGCGACAGCATCTTTACACCGGATGGCGCCGACGTCATTTTCGCCAATGGGCAATCGCTAACGGGCGCGAACGAATTCATTTTGAGCAAGGTGAATATAGTGACCGGCGAGGAACTGAATCTCTCATCCGAACGGTTCTTTGACATAAAGAACATCGAATGGCTCAAAGGCAGTAGATCCCTGCTCATGACGGCTGCGAGGGGAAGGAGCGATCGGTCGGGCTTCTGGAAGGTCGATTCCGATACATGGCAGGCAGTCCCGCTCGGGGGATTTAGCGGCAACTTTAATAACGTGAGTCTGGATCAGGCCGCGACCATTTTGGTTGCGACCGAAGTAACACCGGATTTCCGCCTTCGGGTCCACGGACTCGGGGAAACATCCGAAACCATCACACTCGCGCACGGTGGTGCATCCGATTTTACCCCTGACGGAAAGATCGTTTTCGGTTCAAACATATCGGGGCAACTGGATATTTGGATGTCGGATCCGGATGGACGCGGCCTCCGTCAACTTACCAACGCGCCTTCTGAAGAACGAACGGTGATCGCCGGTCATGATGGCCGTTCGCTTTTTTATTCGAGCAACCGATCAGGTGATCTGCAGGTTTGGAAGATGAATCTGGATGGTTCAGAGCCAATTCGAATAACGACGAAAACGGGCGGTTATCCGACGTCCGTTTCAGTCGACGGCAGATGGGTCTTTTTTGAATCACATATCGACAATACCATATGGCAAGTTAGTACCGATGGCTCGGTCGTGGAACGACCGATCACGAAAATCTCATCATGGCCTGTCTCGATTTCACCGGACGGATCAACACTCGCATATACCGAAACGGTTGGACAGTCCTCGCACGTTTTCCTTACCAGAACCGACGGGAATGCTCGCGTTCGGAGCTTTGACCCGGTACCCTTGGGAGGAAGGATCGAGAGTCTGAAATGGTCGGCCGACGGAAGAGCGATCTACTATCTTCTCCGCGGCCCGGCTGACGGCACCTCGTCGATATACAAGCAACTGAAAGAGGGCGGTTCGGCCATCAGGCTCCATGAGATCCAAGTTGGGAACGTCATCGCGGTACACAGTTTTGCAGTTTCGAGAAACGAGCGACTGGCGATAGTCTCGTCCGGGGAATGGAAACATGATCTGGTACTGATAAACGGGATCAAACAAAAAGAACGATGACTTCGGTTCGAACAAAAGCTTTTCGTGAATCCTTCCGTTTCCAGCTAACTCGGACGCTGCGAAAGGCAGCGCCCATCGCTTAGGTTGTTTCTTGCATTTCATCTAGAATTGTATTTTCGCCTAATTATGAATCAAACATACATCGAGCATTTAAGGGACCACGTTGGCCAGGACGTCACACTCAAGGGCTGGCTTTATAATTCGCGATCGAGCGGCAAACTCGTCTTCTTGCAGCTTCGTGACGGTACCGGGATAGTTCAATGCGTCGTATTTAAGGGCAACGACGAGGCACTTTTTGAGGTAGCCAAGGGCCTAGGACAAGAATCGTCGATCATCGTCAAAGGCAGCGTCAAGGAAGATGCGCGTTCGGCCATCGGCGTCGAGATCGACGTTACCGGCATCGACGTTCTTCAGAACGTTCACGATTATCCTATAACGCCGAAAGAACACGGCACCGAGTTTTTGATGGATCACAGGCATCTGTGGATCCGTTCAAAACGCCAGCACGCGATCCTTAAGATCCGGCATACGGTTATCAAGGCGGTTCGGGACTATTTCGATGATAACGGCTTCACATTAGCCGACACACCGATATTTACACCTGCGGCATGTGAAGGCACGACGACGCTTTTTGAGGTTGATTATTTCGGCGACGATAAGGCCTATTTGACCCAGTCGGGCCAGCTTTACAATGAAGCGACCGCAGCTGCATTTGGGAAATCATATGCTTTCGGCCCGACCTTTCGAGCGGAGAAATCCAAAACTCGACGCCACCTGACCGAATTCTGGATGGTCGAACCCGAGGTTTCATACGCCGGCTACGAAGACATGATGGACCTTGGGGAAGGCCTCATTTTGGCGATCGTTGACCGCGTACTCAACGACCGAAAACAGGAGTTAGCGGCACTTGAACGCGACGCGGATGTCCTCGAAGCGATCAAAGGCCCCTTTCCACGGCTGCATTATGATGATGCAGTGAAATTGCTCCAGGAAGGCCACGCAAAAGGCGAACTGGAAAACGACTTCGAATGGGGCGGAGATTTTGGCGCACCGGACGAAACATACCTCTCGAAGCAGTTTGGGCTTCCGGTTTTTGTGCATCACTTCCCGACCGCGATCAAGGGCTTCTATTTTGAAGTGGATAAGGAACGCCCCGAGTGTGCTCTCGGCATCGATCTTTTGGCGCCAGAGGGCTATGGCGAGATCATCGGCGGTGGCGAACGAGCTGCCAACCTTGATTACCTGATCGAACAGCTAAAGGCACATGACCTGCCGCAGGAGACATTCGAATGGTACCTCGATCTGCGTCGTTTTGGCTCAGTTCCGCACGCGGGATTCGGCATGGGCATCGAGCGCACCGTCGCCTGGATGTGCGGTATCGAACACGTGCGGGAGACGATCCCTTTCCCAAGAATGCTATATCGCTTGAGGCCGTGAACAAGATCTCAGTAGTTTGATACGAGTTCAGGCATTGGCCGGAACTGGTCAACCTTCAATCGATGCGTTCCCAAATGTCGGTCAATGTTCGGCCTGATCGCGACAATTGAGCCGCATCTGGCCGATCAGAAGGCCGGCTAGCAGCCCAACTCCGATCCCGACCCCAAAAGTGACGCCGACCGCACGAAACGGTTCCTTTTTGATCAGATGTTCCGTGTCGTCGATCATATCCTCGGCGGCATAGCGGCCCTTCTTTGCCAATCGCTTTGCATTGTCGACCGCATCTTCGACGAAATGTTCAGCCTTATCTCTGAATTCCTCGACACCATGTCTAGTCCGAGCTGCTGCGCTTTCGACTGCCTCGACCGCGTCATCAAACATCGCTTTGCCATTGATCTTTTCGATTTGTTCGATCATTTCTCCACCTCCTGACATTCGCCCCTGTGCATCCCGGAATACCGTGTCGAGATAAGGGGCTATAATTGAATCCGATAAGACTGATCGCAAATTACGAGCCAAAGCCATTTACGGAAATCATCGAGATTTCCGGCATTCCCCGATCGTGACCTGAACGATTCGAAGCATTTGTTCGCGCAAATGCGAATAATTCCCCAGCGCAGATTCATCAGGTAAAATACTTTCAAAGGTATATGAGACACGTGAAAGATATCATCCCCGCGCGGCAATCGCTGCTACCGGGCGGATTCATCGTCTATCGAGCATTGCCGCATCGGCAGTTGCGCAGGGTCGGAGGATTCGTTTTTCTCGACCATTTCGATCAGCCCGACATATCGCCGGAAATGTTCGACGTGCCGCCCCATCCGCACATCGGGCTTCAAACCGTAACTTATTTGTTCGACGGTTCAATACTTCATAACGATTCGCTCGACCACGAACAAATGATCTTTCCGGGGGAGGTCAACTGGATGACAGCTGGCCGTGGAATTACGCATTCCGAGCAAGTCGTCACGCGTCAACCTCGACTTCACGGTCTGCAAACGTGGGTCGGGCTGCCGCACGACAAACGAAAGATCGAGCCAGGATTCGAACACTTCGGTACCGGCCTTCTGCCCGCACTCGATCACGAAGGGGTACTTATCAATGTCATTGCCGGTGAACTCTTTGGAAGGCGCTCTCCGATCCCAACGCACCAATCGCTCGTCTATCTCGATATCCGGGCACACGCAAATGGCAACGCGGAATTTTGGGTCGAGGGTTCTCACGAACTCGCAGTCTATGTCTGCGAGGGGACCATCGAGATCGGTGGTGAACCGATCAGCAAATATGATCTTGCCAGTCTTTCCGCCGGCGAAGCGTTCGGCTTTTCGGCGGTGAGCGACGCACGGTTCGTTCTGTTTGGAGGAGAACCGCTTCACGAGCCGACGGTCATCTACTGGAACTTTATTGCCGATTCGATCGAAGAGGCAAAGCAAGCCGAACGAGATTGGGAATCCGGAAACTTCCCTTCGGTCTCAAGGTACAGGTCGTCGTCTATACGTGATGAATCCGACCGAACATTGCTATGAGACCTTTTCAGAATCGGTTAATTTCGTACTTGCGCCTCCCAGCGACAGCTGTGTTAGTCTTTTGGAGTAAGCACTTACCATATCTTTCATTGAATGAGGGAGGGAACGACTATGTCCAAATCGCCGGGCGATCTGCGGACATAGGATAATCAACACAACTTATGCTCAAACCGATACTCACGAACTTGTTAAAAAGCGTTTCTGTAATTGTTTTGTTCGTCTTTACGGCTGCCGGACAGCAGCTCGTATCCTTCGAGCAAAATGGCAGAATGTCGGCGGCTGAACTTAATGAACGCATGGCAAAAGTGTATGGCAAATACGCTGTGCCCGCCGCGAACGCCGACGTCGAACTTTACAGACTCACATACAAGTCGCTTGACGCCCGCGATCGCGAAACCGAGCTTACGGGCCTGATCGCCTGGCCGGTCGGCGGTGCTCCAAAAGGATTAGTGGTCTACTGCCACGGCACGACAGTCGATCGCGATCGGTCGCCTTCCCGTTTCAAGGGTAAGGGAGAGGCCCCCGAAACGGTCGAAGCGATCACCGGTTTTGCGACCGGCGGCTATGCCGTTGTTATGCCTGACTATATTGGTTTGGGCGATCATATGGCGGCCCATCCGTACCCGTTGAGCATTGTGAACGCTCGTTCGGGTATCGATATCATTCCAGCCGCACGCGAGGCCGCGCGTCAAAAGGGTTTCGAGATCGGGAAAGGCCTCTTCGTCACCGGATATTCCGAGGGTGGCGGTGTCGCGATGGCGTTGACACGGGCGTTACAGGCCTACACCGGTCCGGAATTCGCCGTGACTGCATCGGCACCAGCGAGCGGTCCGTATGATCTTTCCGGGACAACACGAAAGTTCATGCTCCAAGAGACCGGGGAACAAGTTGGGTTTATCCTCCGCATTTATCTGATGTCATACGCAGTGAATTATCTTGTTAAGGATAAGGGGCTTAAGTGGCGCGATTTCTACAAGCCGACACTTGCCAACGCGCTGGCGGTCAACTATAACCTCAAACCGACAGATGACGGTGTGATCAAGAATATCGGTATAACCACAACTTTGATGAGGTCTCAAAATCGGCTTGCTAACGTGATGCAGCCCAAATTCATGACGGCCTTGCGAAATAATGACCGTCGAAATGCATTTGTGAGAATGCTGCAGGAGAACGACGTCTACGATTGGTCGCCGCGCGTTCCAATGCTGCTTATCGCGCTCGAAGGCGATGTGGTCGTTAGTCCCGAAAATACGACAGTGGCTTTCAACGCGATGCGCCGACGCGGCGTAACGAATTCGACGCTTCGACGCCTGATAATGAAAGACGCGGAACTCAACCACTTGAACGGCATTGCACCTGCGCTTTCGTTTGCACGAACATTTTTTGACAATGGGTTTCCCGCACTTCGTGATGCTCAGTGATTAACTTTCAAGGTCAGACAAGAAAAAGCCGGGCTATCATTCCCGGCTTTCCTTTTTCGCTCGATCTGGAACTACTTCTTTTTGGCTATCTCGGTCCCGAACCGCGTTGAGCCCTGGCCGCCCCATTTTCCTTCGAGTGTCCCGGTTTGCGTTACCTCGTACATAACGAATCCACACTGCTGCCCGCCAAAACCGACTGCCGACATATCACCCATGCGAATTCCGAATCCCTTTAGTTCCGAGGGGGCTGCTCCCCACCGAAATGAATAACCGTCGCCGTCCTTTTCGATGTTGAGGCCGAGGCTGTAAGCCTTTCCGTCGGGGCTTTTTCCGCTTGCTTCGTACTTCCCTTCAAGATCACTTCCGCTGATCCGCTTGGCCTTTTCAAACTCCGCCTTGTTAACGCCCCAATAGCCCGCCTTTCCGTCAAGACTGCCGTCCGTTCCGATCTTATAGAGCACCACGCCGCACCCCTTTCCGTTTTCACCTTCAGTGAACGAAACAGCAACGATATCACCAGTCTGAACACCTACGCCGTCATAAGTCCGGCCGCCACTCGACCATGAAAACTGAAACACATCGTCGCGCGGCGTGATCGTCAGGCTCCCGGTGTAGTCGCCCGCCCCATCAACGTTCTTACCCGTGACAGTATAATCGCCCGCGATGGGCGCTGTTTTGCTTGGTGGTTCAGATGCTGGCGAAGGACCCGCGTCGGCTTTATTGACAGTGGCAGTATTGGCGGTTGGGGGAGATTGATTTGTGCTGCCGCAGCCGACGATAATGAAGGTGAGGATAGCTGTTGCTATAACAAATGAGAGGCTATTGTTCGATTTTGTCACACGATTCTCCTTGAATAAGCTGTTCTGAATGAACTTGGACAAATCTTATACCACTTCAGGTAAAGGCGCCATCATCAGCTTGCGTAAGATGATAACGAGATCAGTTTCGCGTTTGTGCGGTCTAGCGGCCGTTCTGCTTATCTTTGTCCATTCACCTGCAGTACACGCGCAGCAAAGGATCAGCGATCTGGAGTCAACCGTGATCCTTATTTCGATCGATGGATTTCGGGCTGACTATTTCGAAAAACATCAGCCTCCCTTTATCACTGAACTCCTTAGACGCGGCGTGCGGGCTCGATGGATGACGCCTGTCTTTCCGACGAAGACCTTCACGAATCACTACACTCTAGTCACCGGGCTTTATCCTGATAATCACGGGATGATCGAGAATAATATGTACGACCCGGGTATCGGAGCGGTGTTTGGCATCAGCAAAAAGGAGCAGGTTACCGACCCGAGGTGGTGGGGAGGTGAACCGATCTGGCGGACAGCCCAAAGGCAAGGGCAGATTTCCGCATCGTTTTTCTGGCCGGGTTCTGAAGCACCGATCGGGGGTATGCTGCCGAACTTTTTTAAAGAGTACGAGCACACAACGCCGCATGAGGTCAGGGTCGATACCGTGCTTGGCTGGCTCGATCTTCCGCGAGGCCAACGCCCGAGGATGATCACGACCTATTTTTCCGATGTGGACGACGCGGGTCATGCATATGGCCCCGACGATCAGCGAACAAGACAGGCAGTCCTGAAGGTCGATTCAAGCATTCGTCGTCTTTTCGAAGGGCTGCGGGCCCGCGGCATCGAGAAAATGGTCAGCGTTATACTTGTTTCCG
The DNA window shown above is from Chloracidobacterium sp. and carries:
- a CDS encoding PD40 domain-containing protein — encoded protein: MSKKRSKIYEFADFQLVPTEGLLLRNGEPVPLAPKAFSTLLMLIENNGHLVEKTELIERVWADAFVEEAAVSRCIWTIRTALGVDSNGQKYIQTVPKRGYRFVAEVNEFDGEEPGAKSISKETAAIQYSAVRLLSDARPANTTSGANDVVSKPPGGLSVAFDDQTGKLEDAPPKPVNTGLVSRNNRRFATFVIAALLAVGGIVTAAFLGISSGQYDTPIVSRSLSVERLSNDGGALHAVISPDGKQIFYARELGDLQSIRLRDVETGNDTEVISSAQTHYFGLTIAPDGRTLYFVRRSEGNQRSDLFRVPVTGGIPQKIAENVQGWTGISSDGDRISYVRCLRLQEDYCSLFIADTTNGGNERKLITRAAPVRIGDSIFTPDGADVIFANGQSLTGANEFILSKVNIVTGEELNLSSERFFDIKNIEWLKGSRSLLMTAARGRSDRSGFWKVDSDTWQAVPLGGFSGNFNNVSLDQAATILVATEVTPDFRLRVHGLGETSETITLAHGGASDFTPDGKIVFGSNISGQLDIWMSDPDGRGLRQLTNAPSEERTVIAGHDGRSLFYSSNRSGDLQVWKMNLDGSEPIRITTKTGGYPTSVSVDGRWVFFESHIDNTIWQVSTDGSVVERPITKISSWPVSISPDGSTLAYTETVGQSSHVFLTRTDGNARVRSFDPVPLGGRIESLKWSADGRAIYYLLRGPADGTSSIYKQLKEGGSAIRLHEIQVGNVIAVHSFAVSRNERLAIVSSGEWKHDLVLINGIKQKER
- a CDS encoding DUF883 family protein, producing the protein MIEQIEKINGKAMFDDAVEAVESAAARTRHGVEEFRDKAEHFVEDAVDNAKRLAKKGRYAAEDMIDDTEHLIKKEPFRAVGVTFGVGIGVGLLAGLLIGQMRLNCRDQAEH
- a CDS encoding pirin family protein — protein: MRHVKDIIPARQSLLPGGFIVYRALPHRQLRRVGGFVFLDHFDQPDISPEMFDVPPHPHIGLQTVTYLFDGSILHNDSLDHEQMIFPGEVNWMTAGRGITHSEQVVTRQPRLHGLQTWVGLPHDKRKIEPGFEHFGTGLLPALDHEGVLINVIAGELFGRRSPIPTHQSLVYLDIRAHANGNAEFWVEGSHELAVYVCEGTIEIGGEPISKYDLASLSAGEAFGFSAVSDARFVLFGGEPLHEPTVIYWNFIADSIEEAKQAERDWESGNFPSVSRYRSSSIRDESDRTLL
- the asnS gene encoding asparagine--tRNA ligase, which gives rise to MNQTYIEHLRDHVGQDVTLKGWLYNSRSSGKLVFLQLRDGTGIVQCVVFKGNDEALFEVAKGLGQESSIIVKGSVKEDARSAIGVEIDVTGIDVLQNVHDYPITPKEHGTEFLMDHRHLWIRSKRQHAILKIRHTVIKAVRDYFDDNGFTLADTPIFTPAACEGTTTLFEVDYFGDDKAYLTQSGQLYNEATAAAFGKSYAFGPTFRAEKSKTRRHLTEFWMVEPEVSYAGYEDMMDLGEGLILAIVDRVLNDRKQELAALERDADVLEAIKGPFPRLHYDDAVKLLQEGHAKGELENDFEWGGDFGAPDETYLSKQFGLPVFVHHFPTAIKGFYFEVDKERPECALGIDLLAPEGYGEIIGGGERAANLDYLIEQLKAHDLPQETFEWYLDLRRFGSVPHAGFGMGIERTVAWMCGIEHVRETIPFPRMLYRLRP
- a CDS encoding alkaline phosphatase family protein, giving the protein MNLDKSYTTSGKGAIISLRKMITRSVSRLCGLAAVLLIFVHSPAVHAQQRISDLESTVILISIDGFRADYFEKHQPPFITELLRRGVRARWMTPVFPTKTFTNHYTLVTGLYPDNHGMIENNMYDPGIGAVFGISKKEQVTDPRWWGGEPIWRTAQRQGQISASFFWPGSEAPIGGMLPNFFKEYEHTTPHEVRVDTVLGWLDLPRGQRPRMITTYFSDVDDAGHAYGPDDQRTRQAVLKVDSSIRRLFEGLRARGIEKMVSVILVSDHGMSPYRVGDSIVLDTMFDPNDAERVFWVGEFTQIFPKPGRADAIFDAIRSKLPPTATIYRNGEFPPRFKFGKNKRIAPIVVVPNEGSVITTKSRAESARRDGRFDNIRGAHGYDNGLESMRAIFVGHGGRFKRGVVTSPVSAIDVYELMCNILKVKPAKNDGSLKRIRHVLR